The genomic stretch gtacatgcgtgcgtgtgtgagtgtgtgagtgtgtgtgtgtgtgtgtatgtgtgtatgaatgtgtgtgtgtgtgtgtgtgtgtgtgtgtgtgtgtgtgtgtgtgtgtgtgtgtgtgtgtgtgtgtgtgttcatatatttatgtctgtatctgtgtctgtgtgttttcaatACAATCTTTTTTGTCTACCCACCACCAGAGGCAGAAGAGGAGATACTGCGTGCTGGATGGTCACTCCTGGCTGGTAATCTACAAGGACCGCACCAAGAAGAAGGTCAAGGCCGTGTATCTTCTTCAGCAGATTCTGGACGTCACAGTATGTCATACTTATAACCTTACTTAAAGTTTTACAAGCTAAAGTAATCAGCACATCTTAGTAAGCAGTATATCGTATCTGCGTGACCGGCTGGTTCTCAGTGTGCCAAAACATACTGTTGATGATTGTGTCAGACATTGCTGAAGCTAAACATTCTGTTGATGATTGTGTCAGACATTGCTGAAGCTAAACATACTGTTGATGATTGTGTCAGACATTGCTGAAGCTAAACATACTGTTGATGATTGTGTCAGACATTGCTGAAGCTAAACATACTGTTGATGATTGTGTCAGACATTGCTGAAGCTAAACATACTGTTGATGATTGTGTCAGACATTGCTGAAGCTAAACATACTGTTGATGATTGTGTCAGACATTGCTGAAGCTAAACATACTGTTGATGATTGTGTCAGACATTGCTGAAGCTAAACATACTGTTGATGATTGTGTCAGACATTGCTGAAGCTAAACATACTGTTGATGGTTGTGTCAGACATTGCTGAAGCTAAACATACTGTTGATGGTTGTGTCAGACATTGCTGAAGCTAAACATACTGTTGATGATTGTGTCAGACATTGCTGAAGCTAAAGCTCTTTTAAACACTACCGTGATTTGATGGTTCCCACGCCTAATATCAATATTGCTAAGATTTAGGGTCAAAGAAAAGTAGTGTTTACGACAGGATTGACAAATAATGATTTTCTCAAATGCATTCATAATTGTGGTTTTAATTCTCTGTCGCATAAAAGCTTATGATTACCTTTAACGCATATTTGCTTCTGTGTATCAATAACCTATTTTGCAATTAAGATGAATGTCTACTTTGATGTGGAGAGTGTCTGACTCGACTTTATTCATATGTGTTTGCCGCAAAACTACTAATATTTTGTACCATTGAATTCACACAATGAATACACTGCCAATCTGCAGATGTTAATTATTAGCAGGTTTTAAAATCGTTCAAACTCAACACTGGAAAAATTCCGTAACGCATGTTATATAGCCACTGCATGGTGTAGtaacagagaaaaataaagaaaaactgtcataaaggttttcgcatccatggaaGGTAAttggaaccgaccaaacagactgagccagtagcgcgacatatgtcgcgacaaccaggtgacagtatacgtaaagtagcgcgacatatgtcgtgacaaccagcctaagggtttgTGACCCAGCTGTCCTTAGAATGATAGCGCGTTCGATAAAAAGCCAGAACATGTGTTTTTAAACGATTTTTGATGAGAAAATACCTTTCCGTATGAGTGGGGTACTTGGAGTGTTGTTCATGAAGCCAGGCCATGTTGCTTTGTATTGACATGCGCAGCAGGGGAGGGGCGGGAAGGGGGGTGTCCGCTTGGTTGCCTTGTACACCTGTGTCTTGTACACCTGGTTGTCTTGTCTACCTGGTTGCCTTGTACACCTAGTTGTCTTGTCTACCTGGTTGCCTTGTACACCTAGTTGTCTTGTCTACCTGGTTGCCTTGTACACCTAGTTGTCTTGTCTACCTGGTTTTCTTGTCTACCTGGTTTTCTTGTCTACCTGGTTTTCTTGTACACCTAGTTGCCTTGTCTACCTGGTTGCCTTGTACACCTAGTTGTCTTGTCTACCTGGTTGCCTTGTACACCTGGTTGTCTTGTCTACCTGGTTGCCTTGTACACCTAGTTGTCTTGTCTACCTGGTTGCCTTGTACACCTGGTTGTCTTGTCTACCTGGTTGCCTTGTACACCTAGTTGTCTTGTCTACCTGGTTGCCTTGTACACCTAGTTGTCTTGTCTACCTGGTTGCCTTGTACACCTGGTTGTCTTGTCTACCTGGTTGCCTTGTACACCTAGTTGTCTTGTCTACCTGGTTGCCTTGTACACCTAGTTGTCTTGTCTACCTGGTTGCCTTGTACACCTAGTTGTCTTGTCTACCTGGTTGCCTTGTACACCTAGTTGTCTTGTCTACCTGGTTGCCTTGTACACCTAGTTGTCTTGTCTACCTGGTTGCCTTGTACACCTAGTTGTCTTGTCTACCTGGTTGCCTTGTACACCTAGTTGTCTTGTCTACCTGGTTGCCTTGTACACCTAGTTGTCTTGTCTACCTGGTTGCCTTGTACACCTAGTTGTCTTGTCTACCTGGTTGCCTTGTACACCTAGTTGTCTTGTCTACCTGGTTTTCTTGTCTACCTGGTTTTCTTGTACACCTAGTTGCCTTGTCTACCTGGTTGCCTTGTACACCTAGTTGTCTTGTCTACCGGGTTGCCTTGTACACCTAGTTGTCTTGTCTACCTGGTTGCCTTGTACACCTAGTTGTCTTGTCTACCTGGTTGCCTTGTACACCTGGTTGTCTTGTCTACCTGGTTGCCTTGTACACCTAGTTGTCTTGTCTACCTGGTTGCCTTGTACACCTAGTTGTCTTGTCTACCTGGTTGCCTTGTACACCTGGTTGTCTTGTCTACCTGGTTGCCTTGTACACCTAGTTGTCTTGTCTACCTGGTTGCCTTGTACACCTAGTTGTCTTGTCTACCTGGTTGCCTTGTACACCTAGTTGTCTTGTCTACCTGGTTGCCTTGTAGTATGCAAGCCAGATAGGCCTACCGTGCATCCCCCCCAGGGGTTGGCAAGACTGGTCTAGAAATGATCCCTAGAGTATCCTGAACACGAAACAAAAACTTTAACAGCAAAAAGTTGGGATGCTTAGGAGTTACAGCCCTTGACGTAAGGGTACCCTCTTGTGCGCTTACTGCGGCCGTTCGAAGTTTACTGTGAATCAGCTGCTGTAAATGAACAAGAAATCATGTTCTTTTGATcccaatttttttaatttagttgTCAGTGAACCTGGTAGAACCTTGAGTAATCTCTGTTATTGGTCAACAGTTTGGCATCAGTAGTGCCTGTGTCACGATACGAGATTACCCCCGAAATGAGTTTACCCTCCGAAGTTCCACTTTGTACAAAAGTAGCAGATATTCTGTATAATTTCGACTGTTAAACAGTATAAATCGGCTCTAAACGACATTGTGGTAGCTGTAAAGACATCGCAGTACAATAGTGCGTCTCCATTGAttaaaaattaacaaaatattACTGCCCAGGTCGGCCATTGCTTGCAACATGTGCCGCCATTGCTCGTCTTCGCTAAAATTCCAATTTCAAGGGCTTTGTGGACTATTGTAACCTGTGTTGTATCCACAGGTACGACAATGTCGTTCATAGACAATTTATACCGTATAACAGTCGAAATTATTCGATGGTAAAAAGATGAATGGTTCTGGGCTGTCAGACATCATGTTGGGGGCGGGCATatggctcagttggtagcgcgctggatttgtattcaggtggccgctgtcagcgtgagttcgatcccaggttcggcataaatttatttcacagagtcaactttgtgtgcagactctcttcggtgtccgaacctccccccgtgtacactacattgggtgtgcacgttaaagatcccacgattgacaaaagggtctttcctggcaaaattgcttaggcacagttaataattgtctacctatacccgtgtgacttggaataataggccgtgaagggtaaatatgcgccgaaatggctgcaatctactggctgtataaaatttcatctcacacggcatcactgcagagcgcctagaactgtacccacggaatatgcgcgatataagactcattgattgattgattgattggaagCTGAGCTCATCACATCTGGTTCTTTGAAAGGAGTTGAGTCTGGGAAGCAATATGACCGAGCACTGCACTGCCACAAGACGATGCAGGAATGCCTTGAACGCTTGATGTTAGCGAGCTACCTGAAAATGACAGGAGAAGACAGAGATTTTCCCCAGATGACCGAAGAAACCATGAACTTGCTTGCTGCAACAAGAGGAGCCTCCACGCACGACACTGTCGCACAGCTGCTGGATGACAAAGGCACGAGTGACTTCTTCAGAGACTATGAACAGTATAGAGAAGATGTCAGGCAAGGAAAACACGGGAAAACTCCCCAGTTCTGGATGTCCTATATGGACCACATCTGGCATGTACTGTCTCTCTTGTATGCTGTGAAAGCGAATGACTTTGAGTTGTATGCCCAGTGCTTATTGGCGATGCCTGATCTTTTCTTCAGCTTTGGGGGACAAAACTATGCAAGGTACCTCACCTTCTTTGGACTCTTCATCGCCAACATTGAGCTCTCACACCCAGGTTCCACCGAGCTGCTAAAGCAAGGGGCATTCAGCGTGGCAAGGTCTTTCATTCCTGGCAACAGATGTGCCGTTGACAAAACGATGGAGGAGACGTTTATGCGCAATGTGAAGAGCAAAGGAGGAGCAGCCGCAGCTGGTGCAGGTCTCACTGGAATTGCTTCAAACTATCCAGCCTACCAAAAGTGGGTGAGGACAACCCACCAAAGAACAAAGTACATGCAAGTGACTATGGACATGGCTGGAATGACAAAGGATAGTGAACTGGACACTCAACACCGTGACCTTCGTCCAACAGAAGTCACCAGGAGTGAAAAGAGTGTGGCACGAACACTTGCTGCAGTAGAAAGCTTCACCAACCCGTTTGAGGTTCATGACAAAGAGAAACTGATCATGCTGTCATCAGGTGCCACAGTACCTGCTGAAATCGAGAAGGATGTCCTACGTGCAGAAGCAGCAGGCAGAAGCGAGAAGGAGAAGTTCATCACTGAGAGACTAGAAACCGGAGAACATTTCTTCGAGCCAGTGAAACGTCTCAAGCTGAAAGTCATGGCAGACACGTCAAAAAGAGTCACACTCAAGTCAACTCAAAACAAATTGACTGAATATAAGCACCAAGGAAATGTGGCCTTCCAACTTCTCGTGAAGTCTCAGGAAGGCGATCTGAACATGGATCTGAAAGAGCTCATGACCTATCAGCTGACTCCAGTCCCTTACAGCCTTGGGACAGCAGACAGTTATTTGGCTAAGACTGACAAGAGCGCTGCTTTTCACTATCTGACGAAGACTGTGGAAGACGCTGTCCCTCCCCCCCTGTTGATGAGACTCTAATGATCATCGATGGCAATGCAACATTTCACGCAATGCAACAAGTTCCTCCCAACTTTCGCCAGATCTGCCAGAAGCTCTACGACATGGTACCACCAGAAACTGACTTTGTATTCAGCACCGATATGTACCAAGACTGTTCTGTGAAATCCATGGAGCGAAAGAGAAGAGGGTCTGGTGACAAGATCATCCTGAAAGGGGATAGCACAAAGCGACCAGCAGACTGGAAGGCATTTCTGGCTAATGAAGATAACAAAGTGCAGTTCATTAAACTGCTACTGGATGTCTGGAGCAAGGATTCCTTTGCTGAAAAGCACAAGGAGAGAAACGTCGTTCTCGTCTGTGAAGGGCAAGCATTCAAGCTCTCATCAGCTGATGGTAGAAAGACTGAAAAACAAGAACTTCATTCCTTGTCGTCTACCCAAGAAGAAACAGACTCGCGTGTCATCCTCTACTCCAAGTATGGACAAGATCAAGGGTACAAGTACATTCGTGTCAAGAGTCCTGACACAGATGTATTTTTCATCCTCCTGAACTTTGCCCCTCAGCTAGACGGTGTTACAATCCTGTTTGACACGGGCAAAGGCAACAAGAAGCGACTGATTGACATCAGTGACCTAGCCAGAGGACTTACACAGCCTTTCTGCACTGCACTGTTGTCTCTCCATGCTTTCACAGGCTGTGATTCAACCAGCGCCTTCAAGGGCAAAGGCAAAGTGAAGGCTGTGAAAGTTCTGCAGCAGAAGCCAGCATTTGTGAAGACGCTCGCTCAGCTTGGCAACACGTGGGACATGCAGGATGAAATAATTGATGACTTGGAGTCCTTCACATGCTGTATCTATGGCAGGTCACGATTCAGCAAGGTTAATGAGCTGAGGCATCACTTGCTGAAAGAGAAGTGTGGCGAAGAGGTGGTAAATGCCAGTCAGAATGTCGACTTGGCTACTTTGCCACCTTCTCGACGCAGCCTGAAGCAACATATTCGCCGCTGCAACTATCAAGTGGCCATCTGGAAGCGAGGTGACCAGCCTGTGCCAGACATTCCTAACCCCACAGAAGGTCATGGCTGGGTGATGAACAATGGCATTTTAGAGCCACTCTggacagaagaggaagaagagctGACCTTACCCCAGACTGTCATTGACGATCTCCTCAATGATGTCCCTGACTCAGATgcggaagaagaggaagacgaCACAGAGTGCTTCTTGCAGAATGGCCTGGATGACTCCAGCTCAGAAGACTCTGATTAAAATTATAAACACTGAACAATACTTCGTGTGATTGCTTGTTCATTTACAGCAGCTGTTTCACAGTAAAATTTGAACGGCCGCAGTAAGTGCACGAGGGGGCACCCTTACATCAAGGGCTGTAACTCCTATGCATCCCAACTTTTTGCTGTTTAAGTTTTTGTTTCgtgttcagaacactctaaggAACATATTTAGGCAAGTCCCGTCAACCCCTGGAGGGGTGCATGGTAGATTTCTTGTTCATTTACAGCAGTTGATTCACAGTAAACTTCGAACGGCCGCAGTAAGCGCACAAGAGGGTACCCTTACGTCAAGGGCTGTAACTCCTAAGCATCCCAACTTTTTGCTGTTAAAGTTTTTGTTTCGTGTTCAGGATACTCTAGGGATCATTTCTAGACCAGTCTTGCCAACCCCTGGGGGGGGTGCACGGTAGGTATACTTGGCTTGTGGACTATTGTACACCTGGTTGTCTTGTCTACCTGGTTGCCTTGTACACCTAGTTGTCTTGTCTACCTGGTTGCCTTGTACACCTAGTTGTCTTATCTACCTGGTTGCCTTGTACACCTAGTTGTCTTGTCTACCTGGTTGCCTTGTACACCTGGTTGTCTTGTCTACATGGTTGCCTTGTACACCTAGTTGTCTTGTCTACCTGGTTGCCTTGTACACCTAGTTGTCTTGTCTACCTGGTTGCCTTGTACACCTAGTTGTCTTGTCTACCTGGTTGCCTTGTACACCTAGTTGTCTTGTCTACCTGGTTGCCTTGTACACCTGGTTGTCTTGTCTACCTGGTTgccttttttgtttatttgttgcttaacgtccagccgactacgcagagccatatcaggacgaggaagggggggatgaagggggccacttgtcaagcgattcctgtttacaaatgcactaacccattacttgtgtcccagcaggctttagtaaaactaaattaatacctactggaagattaccagtttccagtatgttaaaataggcttaacctatctactgctggacttacatcagaacactaacagatgaaactatacatgaatcgcgagacaagcggcaagagaagagatttttggaaaaaatacaggtgaatgagcaagaaggcagaaaaaagaaaagaattcatgaagaaaaagagagcatgacaggaaagaggaaccaaaaatctacctaacagcaaactagaaagctcctgcggttccaaaaacaggaggggcctttaatttcataaccgcagtgccccactgcgggacctgGTTGCCTTGTACACCTAGTTGTATTGTCTACCTGGTTGCCTTGTACACCTGGTTGTCTTGTCTACCTGGTTGCCTTGTACACCTAGTTGTCGTGTCTACCTGGTTGCCTTGCACACCTGGTTGTCTTGTCTACCTGGTTGCCTTGTACACCTAGTTGTCTTGTCTACCTGGTTGCCTTGTACACCTGGTTGTCTTGTCTACCTGGTTGCCTTGTACACCTAGTTGTCTTGTCTACCTGGTTGCCTTGTACACCTGGTTGTCTTGTCTACCTGGTTGCCTTGTACACCTAGTTGTCGTGTCTACCTGGTTGCCTTGTACACCTGGTTGTCTTGTCTACCTGGTTGCCTTGTACACCTAGTTGTCTTGTCTACCTGGTTGTCTTGTCTACCTGGTTGTCTTGTCTACGTGGTTGCCTTGTACACCTAGTTGTCTTGTCTACCTGGTTGCCTTGTACACCTAGTTGTCTTGTCTACCTGGTTGCCTTGTACACCTGGTTGTCTTGTCTACCTGGTTGCCTTGTACACCTGGTTGTCTTGTCTACCTGGTTGCCTTGTACACCTAGTTGTCTTGTCTACCTGGTTGCCTTGTACACCTAGTTGTCTTGTCTACCTGGTTGCCTTGTACACCTAGTTGTCTTGTCTACCTGGTTGCCTTGTACACCTAGTTGTCTTGTCTACCTGGTTGCCTTGTACACCTAGTTGTCTTGTCTACCTGGTTGCCTTGTACACCTAGTTGTCTTGTCTACCTGGTTTTCTTGTCTACCTGGTTGCCTTGTACACCTAGTTGTCTTGTCTACCTGGTTGCCTTGTACACCTGTGTCTTGTACACCTGGTTGTCTTGTACGCCTAGTTGTCTTGTCTACCTGGTTGGCTTGTACACCTAGTTGTCTTGTCTACCTGGTTGCCTTGTCTTGTTGAGATAGTCGGTCTTTTACTGATGGGTATTCTACACAGAGCGTGTTCTTGCATGTTCCAACCTTTAGCACACTTGAGAGTGATACATAAAACATGTGTGCTTGTACCAGAAATTGAACTGTCcacgtttttttaaatttagtcaagaTTTTACTACACGTTTTAAAGTAGaccgggaatcgagatgagggttgtgttgtatgtgtgtgtgtatctgtgtgaatattatgtgtgtgtgtgtgtgtgtgtgtgtgtgtgtgtgtgcgtgtgtgtgtgtgtgtgtgtgtgtttgtgtgccgtgagtgagtgtatgtgtgtgtgtgtgtgtgtgtgagtgtgagtgtgtgtgtatgtgtgtgtgtctgtgtgtgtgtgagtgtgtgtgtgtatgtgtgtgtgtgtgtgtgtgtgtgtgtgtgtgtgtgtgtgtgtgtgtgtgtgtgtgtagagcaattgaGTTTTAAGAAaacaactggaccgatcttcatgaaaataTACATGcaaattcttccagatgatataTCCAAAGTTGTTTGTCTATTTTTGTTTTCGATAactgtctttcatgacgtcatatccggctttgaGTGAAAGTTGAGGGGGCACTGTAGcaacctcatttttcaaccaaatcgattgaaatttgggtcaagcaatctttaACTCAGACCGGACTACGGGATTGCATTCCAGTTTGGAAGCTCACACATTGAATGAGTTTATTAATAGTATGCCGACTAACAAGTTTTAAAATGATCGCAGTGTATTCCTTGTCCTTTACAAAATTCAAGAAAATATATTATACATgaatgtcattttttttccaCAATTGTGCTCCGAATTAACGAAAGTTGATTTTTGCAAAGTGGGAACTACGAAACGTTTGCATACTGTAGGTCTCAGCGATGActggtgttcttcttcttcttcttcttcttcttcttactgataggtagccaacatcagCATGGTGTTCCGTGTTGAggttttagtttcaggccgacagatagTCTACATGTTTTATATTCTTCTTTGGTCTTTCTTCAGGCCACAGTACCCAGCAGCCATGTGTTTGAGATCCGCATGACGCGAGATGACCCGCCTCTCGTCCTAGCGTCACGTGATCAAGCCGACATGTTGGACTGGATGGGTGCACTGAACGGCGCCATTTCGTTTGCCAACGGTCCCGCTCCACACGAAGACGTtccgtcacagggtaagctctgacaAGGTCTCCACAATAATCACAATGTTTGGGTGTCTTTCACACAGTAATCTCTGACAGGGTCTCCACAATAATCACAATGTTTGGGTGTCTTTCACAGAGTAATCTCTGACAAGGTCTCCACAATACTCACAATGTTTGGGTGTCTTTCACACAGTAATCTCTGACAGGGTCTCCACAATAATCACAATGTTTGGGTGTCTTTCACAGagtaagctctgacagggtctCCACAATAATCACACTGTTTGGGTGTTTTTCACACAGTAATCTCTGACAGGGTCTCCACAATAATCACAATGTTTGGGTGTCTTTCACAGagtaagctctgacagggtctCCACAATAATCACACTGTTTGGGTGTCTTTCACACAGTAATCTCTGACAGGGTCTCCACAATAATCACAATGTTTGGGTGTCTTTCACACAGTAATCTCTGACAGGGTCTCCACAAAAATCACAATGTTTGGGTGTCTTTCACACAGTAATCTCTGGCAAGGTCTCCACAATAATCACAATGTTTGGGTGTCTTTCACACAGTAATCTCTGACAAGGTCTCCACAATAATCACAATGTTTGGGTGTCTTTCACACAGTAATCTCTGACAAGGTCTCCACAATAATCACACTGTTTGGGTGTTTTTCACACagtaagctctgacagggtctCCACAATATTCACAATGTTTGGGTGTCTTTCACACagtaagctctgacagggtctCCACAATAATCACAATGTTTGGGTGTTTTTCACACAGTAATCTCTGACAGGGTCTCCACAATAATCACAATGTTTGGGTGTCTTTCACAGAGTAATCTCTGACAAGGTCTCCACAATACTCACAATGTTTGGGTGTCTTTCACACagtaagctctgacagggtctCCACAATAATCACAATGTTTGGGTGTCTTTCACAGagtaagctctgacagggtctCCACAATAATCACACTGTTTGGGTGTCTTTCACACAGTAATCTCTGACAGGGTCTCCACAATAATCACAATGTTTGGGTGTCTTTCACACAGTGATCTCTGACAGGGTCTCCACAATAATCACAATGTTTGGGTGTCTTTCACAGagtaagctctgacagggtctCCACAATAATCACAATGTTTGGGTGTCTTTCACACagtaagctctgacagggtctCCACAATAATCACAATGTTTGGGTGTCTTTCACACagtaagctctgacagggtctCCACAATAATCACAATATTTGGGTGTCTTTCACACagtaagctctgacagggtctCCACAATAATCACACTGTTTGGGTGTCTTTCACACAGTAATCTCTGACAGGGTCTCCACAAAAATCACAATGTTTGGGTGTCTTTCACACAGTAATCTCTGGCAAGGTCTCCACAATAATCACAATGTTTGGGTGTCTTTCACACAGTAATCTCTGGCAAGGTCTCCACAATAATCACAATGTTTGGGTGTCTTTCACACAGTAATCTCTGACAAGGTCTCCACAATAATCACAATGTTTGGGTGTCTTTCACACAGTAATCTCTGACAGGGTCTCCACAATAATCACACTGTTTGGGTGTCTTTCACACAGTAATCTCTGACAGGGTCTCCACAATAATCACAATCTTTGGGTGTCTTTCACAGAGTAATCTCTGACAGGGTCTCCACAATAATCACAATGTTTGGGTGTCTTCCACACagtaagctctgacagggtctCCACAATTATCACACTGGGTGTCTTTCACACAGTAATCTCTGACAGGGTCTCCACAATAATCACAATGTTTGGGTGTCTTTCACACagtaagctctgacagggtctCCACAATAATCACAATCTTTGGGTGTCTTTCACACagtaagctctgacagggtctCTACAATAATCACAATGTTTGGGTGTTTTTCACACAGTAATCTCTGACAGGGTCTCCACAATAATCACAATGTTTGGGTGTCTTTCACAGagtaagctctgacagggtctCCACAATAATCACACTGTTTGGGTGTTTTTCACACAGTAATCTCTGACAGGGTCTCCACAATAATCACAATGTTTCGGTGTCTTTCACACAGTAATCTCTGACAGGGTCTCCACAATAATCACAATGTGTGGGTGTCTTTCACAGagtaagctctgacagggtctCCACAATAATCACACTGTTTGGGTGTTTTTCACACAGTAATCTCTGACAGGGTCTCCACAATAATCACAATGTTTGGGTGTCTTTCACACAGTAATCTCTGACAGGGTCTCCACAATAATCACACTGTTTGGGTGTCTTTCACACagtaagctctgacagggtctCCACAATAATCACAATCTTTGGGTGTCTTTCACAGAGTAATCTCTGACAGGGTCTTCACAATAATCACAATGTTTGGGTGTCTTTCACACagtaagctctgacagggtctCCACAATTATCACACTGGGTGTCTTTCACACAGTAATCTCTGTCAGGGTCTCCACAATAATCACAATGTTTGGGTGTCTTTCACACagtaagctctgacagggtctCCACAATAATCACAATCTTTGGGTGTCTTTCACAGAGTAATCTCTGACAGGGTCTCTACAATAATCACAATGTTTGGGTGTTTTTCACACAGTAATCTCTGACAAGGTCTCCACAATAATCACACTGTTTGGGTGTCTTTCACACAGTAATCTCTGACAGGGTCTCCACAATAATCACACTGTTTGGGTGTCTTTCACACAGTAATCTCTGACAGGGTCTCCACAATAATCACAATGTTTGGGTGTCTTTCACACagtaagctctgacagggtctCCACAATTATCACACTGGGTGTCTTTCACACAGTAATCTCGGACAGGGTCTCCACAATAATCACAATGTTTGGGTGTCTTTCACACagtaagctctgacagggtctCCACAATAATCACAATGTTTGGGTGTCTTTCACAGagtaagctctgacagggtctCCACAATAATCACACTGTTTGGGTGTTTTTCACACAGTAATCTCTGACAGGGTCTCCACAATAATCACAATGTTTGGGTGTCTTTCACACAGTAATCTCTGACAGGGTCTCCACAATAATCACAATGTTTGGGTGTCTTTCACACAGTAATCTCTGACAGGGTCTCCACAATAATCACACTGTTTGGGTGTCTTTCACAGAGTAATCTCTGACAGGGTCTCCACAATAATCACAATGTTTGGGTGTCTTTCACACagtaagctctgacagggtctCCACAATTATCACACTGTTTGGGTGTCTTTCACACagtaagctctgacagggtctCCACAATAATCACAATGTTTGGGTGTCTTTCACACAGTAATCTCTGACAGGGTCTCCACAATAATCACACTGTTTGGGTGTCTTTCACACAGTAAGCTCTGACAAGGTCTCCACAATAATCACAATGTTTGGGTGTCTTTCACACagtaagctctgacagggtctCCACAATAATCACACTGTTTGGGTGTCTTTCACACagtaagctctgacagggtctCCACAATAATCACACTGTTTGGGTGTCTTTCACACAGTAAGCTCTGACAAGGTCTCCACAATAATCACACTGTTTGGGTGTTTTTCACACAGTAAGCCCTGACAAGGTCTCCA from Littorina saxatilis isolate snail1 linkage group LG16, US_GU_Lsax_2.0, whole genome shotgun sequence encodes the following:
- the LOC138950262 gene encoding uncharacterized protein isoform X4; amino-acid sequence: MLEKKAVSVKRITLVQHVKVQTFALGRPSLMWSNTITHNSATQRQKRRYCVLDGHSWLVIYKDRTKKKVKAVYLLQQILDVTATVPSSHVFEIRMTRDDPPLVLASRDQADMLDWMGALNGAISFANGPAPHEDVPSQGKL
- the LOC138950262 gene encoding uncharacterized protein isoform X1 translates to MASQQGGGGARPKTPRQGSGPTQQASAPAKEGWLFVQRKTLFGLVKRQKRRYCVLDGHSWLVIYKDRTKKKVKAVYLLQQILDVTATVPSSHVFEIRMTRDDPPLVLASRDQADMLDWMGALNGAISFANGPAPHEDVPSQGKL
- the LOC138950262 gene encoding uncharacterized protein isoform X3; this encodes MASQQGGGGARPKTPLQGSGPTQQASAPAKEGWLFVQRKTLFGLVKRQKRRYCVLDGHSWLVIYKDRTKKKVKAVYLLQQILDVTATVPSSHVFEIRMTRDDPPLVLASRDQADMLDWMGALNGAISFANGPAPHEDVPSQGKL